In Candidatus Omnitrophota bacterium, a single genomic region encodes these proteins:
- the serA gene encoding phosphoglycerate dehydrogenase → MIKILVSDALSEEGLKVFKESKELTVDVKTDLKPDGLKEIIKDYDALVVRSATKVTKEIIAAAKKLKVIGRAGVGLDNVDLEAATQKGIIVMNTPAGNTISTAEHTFSMILALSRNIPQANASMKKGEWKRSKFMGVELYNKVLGIVGFGRIGSEVAKRAKSFGMRVLAFDPFLSVKVAESIGVEIAELKEVLQESDYITVHTPLTEETKHMISDKEFGMMKKGVRIINCARGGIIDEVALAKAVGESKVAGAAMDVFENEPLAVDSGLLKLDNVITTPHLGASTEEAQVNVAIEVAEIVRDALLGKGIRNAANYPCLDAEVCKILSPYINLGEKLGMFAGQLVEGRFLELVISYSGQITKYDLSPVTMALVKGILTPILKETVNFVNGISLLKERGIKLLESKSGQEGEFVNLIQLEIKTDKETKSILGTLSGNKQPRIVKIDDYYLDLYPVGEMIFIRNLDKPGLIGNLGTLMGKNSINIAAMALGRNKPGDKAISVWSVDNQVGPEIQDKIKQLENILTVKVIRT, encoded by the coding sequence ATGATTAAAATTCTAGTTAGTGACGCATTGAGTGAGGAAGGACTCAAAGTATTTAAAGAGTCAAAAGAGTTAACCGTTGACGTAAAAACAGACCTTAAGCCTGATGGCTTAAAAGAAATAATTAAGGACTATGATGCTTTAGTAGTACGCAGCGCAACTAAAGTAACTAAGGAGATAATTGCGGCAGCTAAAAAATTAAAGGTTATCGGCCGTGCCGGAGTGGGGCTGGATAACGTGGATTTAGAGGCGGCTACGCAAAAAGGAATTATCGTCATGAATACTCCGGCGGGAAATACTATTTCTACCGCTGAGCATACTTTTAGCATGATCTTGGCTTTATCCAGGAATATCCCTCAGGCAAACGCCTCAATGAAAAAAGGAGAATGGAAGCGTTCAAAATTTATGGGGGTTGAGTTATATAATAAAGTTTTAGGAATCGTTGGATTCGGTAGGATTGGTTCAGAAGTTGCCAAAAGGGCAAAATCATTCGGCATGAGAGTCCTGGCATTTGATCCTTTTTTATCCGTAAAAGTAGCTGAGAGTATTGGTGTTGAAATCGCAGAGCTAAAAGAGGTGCTGCAGGAATCCGATTATATTACTGTGCACACCCCTTTGACTGAAGAAACAAAACATATGATTTCAGATAAGGAATTTGGCATGATGAAAAAAGGCGTGCGGATTATAAACTGCGCGCGTGGTGGAATTATTGATGAAGTGGCTTTAGCTAAGGCAGTAGGAGAAAGTAAAGTGGCCGGAGCAGCAATGGATGTCTTTGAGAATGAACCACTGGCTGTAGATAGTGGGCTCTTAAAACTTGATAATGTTATTACTACTCCGCATCTTGGGGCGTCAACTGAGGAAGCGCAGGTAAATGTAGCCATTGAGGTTGCCGAAATTGTACGTGATGCTCTCTTGGGAAAAGGAATCCGCAATGCCGCAAATTATCCTTGTTTAGACGCGGAAGTTTGCAAAATCTTAAGTCCTTATATTAATTTAGGAGAGAAGCTAGGAATGTTTGCCGGGCAATTAGTAGAAGGCAGATTTTTGGAGCTAGTAATAAGCTATAGCGGCCAGATTACTAAATATGATTTAAGCCCAGTGACTATGGCTTTAGTTAAGGGTATACTTACCCCTATATTAAAGGAAACGGTTAATTTTGTTAATGGTATATCTTTGCTGAAAGAAAGAGGGATAAAACTACTTGAGTCTAAATCCGGGCAGGAAGGTGAATTTGTAAATCTTATTCAATTAGAGATTAAAACGGATAAGGAAACTAAGTCGATTCTTGGAACGCTTTCTGGTAATAAGCAACCTAGAATTGTTAAGATCGATGATTATTATTTGGATCTATACCCTGTTGGTGAGATGATCTTTATCCGTAACCTGGATAAACCCGGTTTAATCGGCAACCTTGGAACCCTTATGGGTAAAAATAGCATAAATATTGCCGCTATGGCCTTGGGCCGCAATAAGCCTGGCGATAAAGCAATCAGCGTATGGAGCGTAGATAATCAGGTTGGTCCGGAAATTCAGGATAAGATAAAACAATTAGAAAATATTTTAACGGTAAAAGTTATTAGGACATGA